One window from the genome of Desulfobaccales bacterium encodes:
- a CDS encoding HsdR family type I site-specific deoxyribonuclease codes for MRGEQTQTVWLIDWKEPENNHFAIAEEVTVLAADPKAFTKRPDVVLYVNGLALGVLELKRSIVSVAQGIRQNLDNQKQVFIEPFFSTMQLIMAGNDTEGLRYGSIQTPEKYYLAWKEDSPIENLLDRQLTQMCSKSRLLELIHGFIVFDAGIKKLCRHNQYFGVQAAQEAVRRREGGIIWHTQGSGKSLIMIWLAKWIRENAQDSRVLIITDRTELDEQIEKVFLGVDEGIYRTQSGADLIDTLNKNEKWLVGSLIHKFGRFEAGEEVGDVAGYIQELKKSLPPDFRAKGDLYVFVDECHRTQSGDLHQAMKAILPSALFIGFTGTPLLKADKQKSIEIFGPYIHTYKFDEAVKDGVVVDLRYEARDIDQSITSQKKIDQWFESKTKGLTDLAKAQLKERWGTMQKVLSSQSRLEKIVADILLDMETRDRLKSGRGNALLVSGSIYQACKFYELFDKTELAGKCAIVTSYRPNPADLKGEESGEGLTEKLRQYGIYQKMLADWFHDAPEKAVNRVEEFEKVVKKKFVEEPGQMKLLIVVDKLLTGFDAPSATYLYIDKQMRDHGLFQAICRVNRLDGDDKEYGYVIDYKDLFKSLEGAVQDYTGGALDGYDKNDVAGLLENRLTKAKEHLEEAREAIKALCEPVEAPKDTTAYLRYFCAQDSGNAEQLKDNEPKRATLYKLTAAFVRAYANLANELEEAGYSAAEIEKLKAEVDHYEKARTEVKLASGDYIDLKMYEPAMRHLIDTYIRAEESEKISAFDDMSLIQLIVERGADAVEDLPKGIRKNQEAVAETIENNVRKLIIDEQPINPKYYEKMSELLDALIEQRKQEALDYQKYLEKIVELAKKVKNPAGEEYPKALNTPAKRALYDNLGKDEALALNVDSAVRKSRQDDWRGNAVKVRRVRIAIKAVLQDDEALTEQILELVKNQNEY; via the coding sequence CTGAGGGGCGAGCAGACCCAGACCGTCTGGCTGATCGACTGGAAGGAGCCGGAGAATAATCACTTCGCCATCGCCGAGGAAGTCACCGTCCTGGCTGCGGACCCCAAAGCCTTCACCAAGCGCCCGGATGTGGTGCTATACGTCAACGGCTTGGCCCTGGGGGTGCTGGAGCTGAAGCGCTCCATCGTGTCGGTGGCCCAAGGCATCCGCCAGAACCTGGACAACCAGAAGCAGGTCTTCATCGAACCTTTCTTCTCCACCATGCAGCTGATCATGGCGGGCAACGACACCGAGGGGCTGCGCTACGGCAGCATCCAGACGCCGGAGAAGTATTACCTGGCCTGGAAGGAAGACAGCCCGATTGAGAATCTGCTGGACCGGCAACTGACGCAAATGTGCAGCAAGTCACGCCTGCTTGAGCTGATCCACGGTTTCATCGTGTTCGACGCGGGAATCAAAAAGCTCTGCCGCCACAACCAGTATTTCGGGGTGCAGGCCGCGCAGGAAGCCGTGCGCCGCCGGGAAGGCGGCATCATCTGGCATACCCAGGGCAGCGGCAAAAGCCTGATTATGATCTGGCTGGCCAAGTGGATCAGGGAGAACGCACAGGATTCCCGGGTGCTGATCATCACCGACCGCACGGAGTTGGATGAGCAGATCGAAAAGGTCTTCCTTGGCGTCGATGAAGGCATCTACCGCACCCAAAGCGGCGCTGACCTGATTGACACCCTTAATAAAAACGAGAAATGGCTGGTGGGCTCGCTGATCCACAAGTTTGGCCGCTTTGAAGCAGGCGAAGAGGTGGGTGACGTTGCCGGATACATCCAGGAGCTGAAAAAGTCCTTGCCCCCTGATTTCAGGGCCAAGGGCGACCTCTATGTATTTGTGGACGAGTGCCACCGGACCCAATCCGGCGACCTGCACCAGGCCATGAAGGCCATTCTGCCCAGTGCGCTGTTCATCGGCTTCACCGGCACGCCGCTCTTGAAGGCCGACAAACAGAAGAGCATTGAGATATTCGGCCCCTACATCCACACCTACAAGTTCGATGAGGCGGTGAAGGACGGGGTGGTGGTGGATTTGCGCTATGAGGCGCGGGACATCGACCAGAGCATCACCTCGCAGAAGAAAATCGACCAGTGGTTCGAGTCCAAGACCAAGGGCCTGACCGATCTGGCCAAGGCGCAACTTAAAGAACGCTGGGGCACCATGCAGAAAGTGCTCTCCAGCCAGTCGCGCCTGGAGAAGATCGTGGCCGACATTTTGCTGGATATGGAAACCCGGGACCGGCTCAAGAGCGGGCGCGGCAATGCCTTACTGGTGTCGGGCAGCATCTATCAGGCGTGCAAGTTCTACGAGTTGTTCGACAAGACCGAGCTGGCCGGTAAGTGCGCCATCGTCACCAGCTACCGGCCCAACCCCGCTGACCTCAAAGGGGAGGAATCGGGCGAGGGGCTGACGGAGAAATTGCGGCAGTATGGTATCTACCAGAAGATGCTGGCCGACTGGTTCCATGACGCCCCGGAAAAGGCCGTCAACCGGGTCGAGGAATTTGAGAAGGTGGTAAAGAAGAAGTTCGTCGAAGAGCCGGGGCAGATGAAGCTCCTGATCGTGGTGGACAAGCTGCTCACCGGCTTCGACGCACCTTCGGCCACCTATCTTTACATCGACAAGCAGATGCGGGACCATGGCCTGTTCCAGGCTATCTGCCGGGTGAACCGGCTGGATGGCGACGACAAAGAATACGGCTATGTCATCGACTACAAAGACCTGTTCAAAAGTCTGGAGGGCGCAGTGCAGGATTACACCGGCGGCGCCCTGGACGGCTACGATAAGAACGACGTGGCGGGGTTGCTGGAGAACCGGCTCACCAAGGCCAAGGAGCACCTGGAAGAGGCCCGCGAAGCCATCAAGGCGCTCTGCGAGCCGGTGGAAGCCCCCAAGGACACGACAGCCTACCTGCGCTATTTTTGCGCCCAGGATTCTGGCAATGCCGAACAGCTCAAGGACAACGAACCTAAGCGGGCGACGCTTTATAAACTCACTGCGGCCTTCGTCCGCGCCTACGCCAATCTGGCCAACGAGCTGGAAGAGGCTGGTTACAGCGCCGCCGAGATTGAAAAACTCAAGGCGGAGGTTGACCACTACGAGAAGGCCCGTACTGAGGTGAAGCTGGCCAGCGGTGACTACATCGACCTGAAAATGTATGAGCCAGCCATGCGTCACCTGATCGACACCTATATCCGGGCCGAAGAAAGCGAAAAGATTTCGGCGTTTGACGATATGTCGCTGATCCAGCTCATCGTGGAACGCGGTGCCGACGCGGTAGAGGATTTACCCAAGGGCATCCGTAAAAACCAGGAAGCGGTGGCGGAAACGATTGAAAACAACGTCCGGAAGTTGATCATCGACGAGCAGCCAATCAACCCCAAGTACTATGAGAAGATGTCTGAGTTACTGGATGCCCTGATCGAGCAGCGCAAGCAGGAGGCGCTGGATTACCAGAAATACTTGGAAAAGATCGTCGAACTGGCCAAAAAGGTGAAAAACCCCGCCGGAGAGGAATATCCAAAGGCGCTGAACACACCAGCCAAGCGGGCGCTTTATGACAACCTGGGCAAGGATGAGGCGCTGGCGTTAAATGTAGATAGTGCGGTACGAAAGAGCCGGCAAGATGATTGGCGCGGTAACGCCGTCAAGGTCAGAAGGGTACGGATTGCCATTAAAGCAGTGCTTCAGGATGACGAAGCCCTCACCGAGCAAATTCTGGAATTGGTGAAAAACCAGAATGAATACTGA
- a CDS encoding type I restriction endonuclease, producing MSTVGQREKETQERVVRLFCETLKYDYLGDWTDRPDNRNIEADLLRTFLKKQGHDEALISRTLYILDKAAGDQSKSLYDRNKAVYELLRYGVKVKPEGRADPDRLADRLEGAGE from the coding sequence ATGAGCACCGTTGGCCAAAGAGAGAAAGAGACCCAAGAGCGCGTAGTTAGGCTGTTTTGCGAGACGCTCAAGTATGACTACTTGGGCGACTGGACCGACCGCCCGGACAACCGCAATATCGAAGCGGACCTGCTGCGCACCTTCCTAAAAAAACAAGGCCACGACGAGGCGCTGATCAGCCGGACGCTGTACATCCTGGACAAGGCAGCCGGTGACCAGAGCAAAAGCCTCTATGACCGCAACAAGGCGGTGTACGAGCTCCTGCGCTATGGCGTGAAGGTGAAGCCTGAGGGGCGAGCAGACCCAGACCGTCTGGCTGATCGACTGGAAGGAGCCGGAGAATAA